The following are encoded together in the Pygocentrus nattereri isolate fPygNat1 chromosome 3, fPygNat1.pri, whole genome shotgun sequence genome:
- the LOC119263097 gene encoding octapeptide-repeat protein T2-like yields the protein MKKKGKREEAGKELELNAPFLCGRLCLSPVNKRVLLRERERERERQGERERDRERERERETERERERERDRKREREREKERQKERERERERERQRERDRERERERERENRERERERERDRERERERDREREREREKERQKERERGRETERERERDRKRERERERETERERERDRERECVRERERERETERERERERERETERERDRDRERERQRERERERQRERERQRERVRERERERDREREREREREREREREKERQKERERGRERGAFLATLALGLLTKEPDFA from the exons ATGAAGAAGAAGGG aaaaagagaagaagcagGAAAGGAATTAGAGCTGAACGCTCCTTTTCTGTGTGGTCGTTTGTGTTTGTCTCCTGTAAACAAACGAGTCCTCttg agagagagagagagagagagagagagacagggagagagggagagagacagagagagagagagagagagagagacagagagagagagagagagagagagagacagaaagagagagagagagagagagaaagagagacagaaagagagagagagagagagagagagagagagacagagagagagagacagagagagagagagagagagagagagagaga acagagagagagagagagagagagagagagacagagagagagagagagagagagacagagagagagagagagagagagagaaagagagacagaaagagagggagagagggagagagacagagagagagagagagagagacagaaagagagagagagagagagaaagagagacagaaagagagagagagagagacagagagagagagtgtgtgagagagagagagagagagagagagacagagagagagagagagagagagagagagagagagacagagagagagagagacagagacagagagagagagagacagagagagagagagagagagagacagagagagagagagagacagagagagagagtgagagagagagagagagagagagacagagagagagagagagagagagagagagagagagagagagagagagagaaagagagacagaaagagagggagagagggagagagaga